A window of the Longimicrobium sp. genome harbors these coding sequences:
- a CDS encoding outer membrane beta-barrel protein has protein sequence MKKLSVGIAALAGVALLAGPARAQIPHITPFSFEARAGVALPQGDFNDAANPGFTVGGSVTYHAIPVIGIYGGYSYAQFDAEGSSGEFKDSGFDAGVRVGIPTPLIPIDPWIKGGVVVHNLEVSGTATSIDDGWSTGVEVGAGLGFGFGPLSLTPGVSWVHHGDASYVRGDVGVRIRL, from the coding sequence ATGAAGAAGCTTTCCGTCGGCATTGCCGCCCTGGCGGGCGTGGCGCTGCTGGCCGGCCCGGCGCGCGCGCAGATCCCGCACATCACGCCGTTCTCCTTCGAGGCGCGCGCGGGCGTGGCGCTGCCGCAGGGCGACTTCAACGACGCCGCGAACCCCGGCTTCACCGTGGGCGGCAGCGTGACCTACCACGCCATCCCGGTGATCGGCATCTACGGCGGCTACAGCTACGCGCAGTTCGACGCCGAGGGCTCGAGCGGCGAGTTCAAGGACAGCGGTTTCGACGCGGGGGTGCGCGTGGGGATCCCCACGCCGCTGATCCCCATCGATCCGTGGATCAAGGGCGGCGTGGTGGTGCACAACCTGGAGGTGTCGGGCACCGCCACGAGCATCGACGACGGCTGGAGCACGGGCGTGGAGGTGGGCGCCGGGCTGGGCTTCGGCTTCGGACCGCTGTCGCTGACCCCCGGCGTCAGCTGGGTGCATCACGGCGACGCCAGCTACGTGCGCGGCGACGTGGGCGTGCGCATCCGCCTCTGA
- a CDS encoding outer membrane beta-barrel protein, with translation MKRTLAGLLALAAALSLPAAARAQVTPFSIEPRIGVAAPVATTADDEQTGLAIGGDVIFRITPLVSIYGGYEWQRANAAGADSVDLSFYGWEGGIRLTFSPIGPYTPFVRGGLVYKRGKAETDGGQVLTGDQATGFEVGVGTEIGIPRVPVALTPQVGFSTVQNDQWAYVQVGLHIRI, from the coding sequence ATGAAGAGGACCCTCGCGGGGCTGCTGGCGCTGGCCGCCGCCCTGTCGCTTCCCGCGGCCGCGCGGGCGCAGGTGACGCCGTTCTCCATCGAGCCGCGCATCGGCGTGGCGGCGCCCGTCGCGACGACGGCGGACGACGAGCAGACGGGGCTGGCCATCGGCGGCGACGTGATCTTCCGCATCACCCCGCTGGTCTCCATCTACGGCGGCTACGAGTGGCAGCGCGCCAACGCGGCCGGGGCGGACAGCGTGGACCTCTCGTTCTACGGCTGGGAGGGCGGGATCCGGCTGACGTTCAGCCCCATCGGCCCGTACACGCCCTTCGTGCGCGGCGGCCTGGTCTACAAGCGGGGAAAGGCGGAGACGGACGGCGGCCAGGTGCTCACCGGCGACCAGGCCACGGGGTTCGAGGTGGGCGTGGGGACGGAGATCGGCATCCCCCGCGTTCCCGTCGCGCTCACGCCGCAGGTGGGGTTCAGCACGGTGCAGAACGACCAGTGGGCCTACGTGCAGGTGGGGCTTCACATCCGGATCTGA
- a CDS encoding DegV family protein, translating into MNGPTHLDGAGLRGALLTANEYVQRHRADLNRINVFPVPDGDTGTNLALTVSSIADRLRGGSESSLSAVARQASEAAIMGARGNCGMILSHFLLGFSDAIGERARIGVSEFGDVLRKASEHVYRALEKPVEGTMITIMRAIADEAERLQHGDFVVLFERLLVKAREALASTPDLLPALKAAGVVDAGAKGFVHLLEGISSFVAGDPLVALDEAPEWEAEPAFAAAAVEYPTGEENFRFCTEALVRGAKIPEADAVRAVLREKGDSLVVIRTADLLKVHIHTDEPDDVFAYLRTLGRLATHKAEDMRAQHATVERAAAAGHMTLARRPVSIVADTACDLPDEIVRAHGIHLVPLSLVFGDRVLRDRFDITADQFAEELKNGAHPGTSQPPPALFLDAFRRAADEGEAVIGIILSSGLSGTFASAQAAAKQHSHDSVRVHLFDSRGGSVMQGLLAIKASELGELGWAPEKIVGELERIRARTGILVVLDTFERALASGRVGRGRAWLGSILDIKPILEVDDAGKLNPVAKVRGKKQVLGKMMELLARRVPKDAKKVRFGVFHVAIPEILDEVSTELRARYGEDVEILTAPGTPIIATHAGEGAWGLSWMIED; encoded by the coding sequence ATGAACGGACCCACGCACCTGGACGGCGCCGGCCTGCGCGGCGCGCTGCTCACCGCCAACGAGTACGTGCAGCGTCACCGCGCCGACCTGAACCGCATCAACGTGTTCCCCGTCCCCGACGGCGACACGGGAACCAACCTGGCGCTCACCGTAAGCTCCATCGCCGACCGGCTGCGCGGCGGCAGCGAGTCGTCGCTCTCGGCCGTGGCGCGGCAGGCCTCCGAGGCCGCCATCATGGGCGCCCGCGGCAACTGCGGGATGATCCTGTCGCACTTCCTGCTGGGCTTCAGCGACGCCATCGGCGAGCGCGCGCGCATCGGCGTGAGCGAGTTCGGCGACGTGCTGCGCAAGGCGAGCGAGCACGTGTACCGCGCGCTGGAAAAGCCGGTCGAGGGCACCATGATCACCATCATGCGCGCCATCGCCGACGAGGCCGAGCGGCTGCAGCACGGCGACTTCGTGGTGCTCTTCGAGCGGCTGCTGGTCAAGGCGCGCGAGGCGCTGGCCAGCACCCCCGACCTCCTCCCCGCGCTGAAGGCCGCCGGCGTGGTCGACGCCGGGGCGAAGGGCTTCGTCCACCTGCTCGAGGGGATCTCCTCCTTCGTCGCCGGCGATCCCCTCGTCGCGCTGGACGAGGCGCCCGAGTGGGAGGCCGAGCCCGCGTTCGCCGCCGCGGCGGTCGAGTATCCCACCGGGGAGGAGAACTTCCGCTTCTGCACCGAGGCGCTGGTGCGCGGCGCGAAGATCCCCGAGGCCGACGCGGTGCGCGCGGTGCTGCGCGAGAAGGGCGACTCGCTGGTGGTGATCCGCACCGCCGACCTGCTCAAGGTGCACATCCACACCGACGAGCCCGACGACGTCTTCGCCTATCTCCGCACGCTGGGGCGGCTGGCCACGCACAAGGCCGAGGACATGCGCGCCCAGCACGCCACCGTCGAGCGCGCGGCCGCGGCCGGGCACATGACGCTGGCGCGGCGCCCGGTCTCCATCGTCGCCGACACCGCCTGCGACCTCCCCGACGAGATCGTGCGCGCGCACGGCATCCACCTGGTCCCCCTCTCCCTCGTCTTCGGCGACCGGGTGCTGCGCGACCGCTTCGACATCACCGCCGACCAGTTCGCCGAGGAGCTGAAGAACGGCGCGCATCCCGGCACCTCGCAGCCGCCGCCGGCGCTCTTCCTCGACGCCTTCCGCCGCGCCGCCGACGAGGGCGAGGCGGTGATCGGCATCATCCTCTCCTCCGGCCTCTCCGGCACCTTCGCCAGCGCGCAGGCGGCGGCGAAGCAGCACAGCCACGACTCCGTCCGCGTCCACCTCTTCGACAGCCGCGGCGGCTCGGTGATGCAGGGGTTGCTGGCGATCAAGGCCTCGGAGCTGGGCGAGCTGGGGTGGGCGCCGGAGAAGATCGTGGGCGAGCTGGAGCGGATCCGCGCGCGCACGGGGATCCTGGTGGTGCTCGACACCTTCGAGCGCGCGCTGGCCTCGGGGCGCGTCGGCCGGGGTCGCGCGTGGCTGGGGAGCATCCTCGACATCAAGCCGATCCTCGAGGTCGACGACGCGGGCAAGCTCAATCCCGTCGCCAAGGTGCGCGGGAAGAAGCAGGTGCTGGGGAAGATGATGGAGCTCCTGGCCAGGCGCGTGCCGAAGGACGCGAAGAAGGTGCGCTTCGGCGTCTTCCACGTGGCCATCCCCGAGATCCTCGACGAGGTGTCAACGGAGCTGCGCGCGCGCTACGGGGAAGACGTGGAGATCCTGACCGCGCCGGGGACGCCGATCATCGCCACGCACGCGGGCGAGGGGGCGTGGGGGCTGTCCTGGATGATCGAGGACTGA
- a CDS encoding alpha/beta fold hydrolase, whose protein sequence is MSDGGEARRITRSTFEIRPADGGPPLRGDVRVAEGTKPKSAVVIVHGFKGFREWGPWPPLARALALRGFAAVSFDFSHNGVGDDGEFSRLDLFRENTQTRELDEIRAVVSALEDGSLTGKRVRRIGLLGHSRGGGGSVIVAAEDDRVNALVTWAAIADIPGRWTQAQVAAWRRGDDVAIENVRTKQMMPIGPEYWVDLQQNRERLDIAAAAARVAVPWLIVHGDADTSVPVDDAHALFAAAGDNAELMVMEGTDHVFGVRHPYGGPSDDLRTAAEATLEWFDTHLA, encoded by the coding sequence ATGAGCGACGGCGGCGAGGCGCGCAGGATCACCCGGTCGACCTTCGAGATCCGCCCCGCGGACGGCGGCCCGCCCCTGCGCGGCGACGTGCGCGTGGCGGAGGGGACGAAGCCGAAGAGCGCGGTGGTGATCGTGCACGGCTTCAAGGGCTTCCGGGAGTGGGGCCCGTGGCCGCCGCTGGCCCGCGCGCTGGCGCTGCGCGGCTTCGCGGCGGTGAGCTTCGACTTCAGCCACAACGGCGTGGGCGACGACGGCGAGTTCTCGCGGCTGGACCTGTTCCGCGAGAACACGCAGACGCGCGAGCTGGACGAGATCCGCGCCGTCGTCTCCGCCCTGGAGGATGGGTCGCTGACGGGGAAGCGCGTCCGCCGCATCGGCCTGCTGGGCCACTCGCGCGGCGGCGGGGGATCGGTGATCGTGGCGGCGGAAGACGATCGGGTGAACGCGCTGGTGACCTGGGCGGCCATCGCCGACATCCCCGGGCGCTGGACGCAGGCGCAGGTGGCCGCCTGGCGCCGCGGCGACGACGTGGCCATCGAGAACGTGCGCACCAAGCAGATGATGCCGATCGGCCCGGAGTACTGGGTGGACCTGCAGCAGAACCGCGAGCGCCTCGACATCGCCGCCGCGGCCGCGCGCGTGGCGGTTCCCTGGCTCATCGTCCACGGCGACGCCGACACCTCGGTGCCGGTGGACGACGCCCACGCGCTCTTCGCCGCCGCGGGCGACAACGCCGAGCTGATGGTGATGGAGGGCACCGACCACGTGTTCGGCGTCCGCCACCCGTACGGCGGTCCCAGCGACGACCTGCGCACCGCCGCCGAGGCCACGCTGGAGTGGTTCGACACGCATCTTGCGTAG
- a CDS encoding ferredoxin, with the protein MPYVIAEPCIGTKDASCVEVCPVDCIYEADDQYYINPDECIDCGACEPECPVQAIFPDTDVPPEWTSYIEKNRALSDK; encoded by the coding sequence ATGCCGTACGTGATCGCCGAACCCTGCATCGGCACGAAGGACGCGAGCTGCGTGGAGGTCTGCCCCGTGGACTGCATCTACGAGGCGGACGACCAGTACTACATCAACCCCGACGAGTGCATCGACTGCGGGGCGTGCGAGCCGGAGTGCCCGGTGCAGGCCATCTTCCCCGACACCGACGTGCCGCCGGAGTGGACCAGCTACATCGAGAAGAACCGCGCTCTGTCGGACAAGTAG
- a CDS encoding transglycosylase SLT domain-containing protein gives MKKAANPPARRRTRLRNDTRSLLRSRPLQAVLLAVAGMQVVAVGSGKALHDGAPGSLAEMARRFQTAPVQVMSPVVVAPPARVALKEAAESRRTAKKAESSVKKARSERNRTAEELAGKYRDRGYKVSPSLASAITAAAAANRIPAEVAFGLVRTESGFRNSATSPVGAIGLTQLMPSTARLFKRGVTQRQLRDPELNLRIGFRYLRELMDKYEGDTELALTAYNRGPGTVDRVLKRGGDPDNGYADMVLGRRTRHR, from the coding sequence ATGAAGAAAGCTGCGAACCCCCCTGCGCGCAGGCGCACGCGGCTTCGTAACGACACGCGCTCGCTCCTCCGCTCGCGCCCGCTGCAGGCGGTGCTGCTGGCGGTGGCGGGAATGCAGGTGGTGGCGGTGGGCTCGGGGAAGGCGCTGCACGACGGCGCGCCGGGCTCGCTGGCCGAGATGGCCCGACGCTTCCAGACCGCGCCCGTGCAGGTGATGTCGCCCGTCGTGGTGGCCCCGCCCGCGCGGGTGGCGCTGAAGGAGGCGGCCGAGTCGCGCCGCACCGCGAAGAAGGCGGAGTCGTCGGTCAAGAAGGCGCGCAGCGAGCGCAACCGCACGGCCGAGGAGCTGGCCGGCAAGTACCGCGACCGCGGCTACAAGGTGTCGCCGTCGCTGGCCAGCGCCATCACGGCCGCGGCCGCCGCCAACCGCATCCCGGCGGAGGTCGCGTTCGGCCTGGTGCGCACCGAGAGCGGCTTCCGCAACAGCGCCACCAGCCCCGTGGGCGCCATCGGCCTGACGCAGCTGATGCCGTCGACCGCGCGGCTGTTCAAGCGCGGCGTGACGCAGCGGCAGCTGCGCGACCCGGAACTCAACCTGCGCATCGGCTTCCGCTACCTGCGCGAGCTGATGGACAAGTACGAGGGCGACACCGAGCTGGCGCTGACCGCGTACAACCGCGGCCCCGGCACCGTCGACCGCGTGCTGAAGCGTGGCGGCGACCCCGACAACGGCTACGCCGACATGGTCCTCGGCCGCCGCACCCGGCACCGCTGA
- a CDS encoding redoxin domain-containing protein produces the protein MGLKVGDRAPDVTLPSHEGEQTQLSSLWQDGPVALLFFPLAFSSTCTEELCTVRDDIGAYTGVNGRVAAISVDSPYVLKRYREDIGADFPFLSDFNREASQAFDVLRTAPVGPGLLNASDRAAFVVDRDGTVKYAWHETRPWLLPPFDEIKSALASA, from the coding sequence ATGGGGTTGAAGGTGGGGGACCGCGCGCCGGACGTGACGCTGCCGTCGCACGAGGGCGAGCAGACGCAGTTGTCGTCGCTGTGGCAGGACGGGCCGGTGGCGCTGCTGTTCTTTCCGCTGGCGTTCAGCAGCACCTGCACCGAGGAGCTGTGCACCGTGCGCGACGACATCGGCGCGTACACGGGGGTGAACGGGCGCGTGGCGGCCATCAGCGTGGACTCGCCGTACGTGCTGAAGCGCTACCGCGAGGACATCGGCGCCGACTTCCCCTTCCTCTCCGACTTCAACCGCGAGGCCAGCCAGGCCTTCGACGTGCTGCGCACCGCGCCCGTCGGCCCCGGCCTGCTGAACGCCAGCGACCGCGCCGCCTTCGTCGTCGACCGCGACGGGACGGTGAAGTACGCGTGGCACGAGACGCGGCCCTGGCTCCTCCCCCCGTTCGACGAGATCAAGTCCGCGCTCGCATCCGCCTGA
- the hslO gene encoding Hsp33 family molecular chaperone HslO: protein MTLSGDYMVRATALDGRVRAFALNATGVVAELQRRHDTWPAVSAAVGRTAMGALLLAASALKEQDQSLTVEIKGGGPAGRILATANGRGEVRALAGNPHAHEQSVNGKLNVAGVVGATGYLSVTRDLGMRETYQGTVELQSGEIGLDLAYYLTKSEQSPSGLAVGVFVRPDGSVDAAGGYLVQLLPGLDDDEIAQIERALASLPHPTALVHEGVTPEQVLERVFPGGFELLDRYPVRFHCPCSRERFESGIVSLGHDEIRRIIEEEENEYTEVVCHFCNEAYHFTPTDMEAILDASR, encoded by the coding sequence ATGACGCTGAGCGGAGACTACATGGTGCGCGCGACGGCGCTGGACGGCCGAGTGCGCGCCTTCGCGCTGAACGCCACCGGCGTGGTGGCCGAGCTGCAGCGGCGGCACGACACCTGGCCCGCGGTGAGCGCCGCCGTGGGCCGCACGGCCATGGGCGCGCTGCTGCTGGCCGCATCGGCGCTCAAGGAACAGGACCAGTCGCTCACCGTGGAGATCAAGGGCGGCGGGCCCGCGGGGCGCATCCTGGCCACCGCCAACGGCCGCGGCGAGGTCCGCGCGCTGGCCGGCAACCCGCACGCGCACGAGCAGAGCGTCAACGGCAAGCTGAACGTGGCGGGCGTCGTCGGCGCCACCGGCTACCTCTCCGTCACCCGCGACCTGGGGATGCGCGAGACCTACCAGGGCACCGTGGAGCTGCAGTCCGGCGAGATCGGGCTGGACCTGGCGTACTACCTCACCAAGAGCGAGCAGAGCCCGTCCGGGCTGGCGGTGGGCGTGTTCGTGCGCCCCGACGGCAGCGTGGACGCGGCCGGCGGCTACCTGGTGCAGCTCCTCCCCGGGCTCGACGACGACGAGATCGCGCAGATCGAGCGCGCGCTGGCCTCGCTGCCGCATCCCACGGCGCTGGTGCACGAAGGCGTGACGCCCGAGCAGGTGCTGGAGCGCGTCTTCCCCGGTGGCTTCGAGCTGCTGGACCGCTATCCCGTGCGCTTCCACTGCCCGTGCTCGCGCGAGCGCTTCGAGAGCGGCATCGTCAGCCTGGGCCACGACGAGATCCGGCGGATCATCGAGGAGGAAGAGAACGAGTACACCGAGGTGGTCTGCCACTTCTGCAACGAGGCGTACCACTTCACCCCCACGGACATGGAAGCGATCCTCGACGCATCGCGCTGA
- a CDS encoding flavin reductase family protein produces the protein MIDTSEFRRVIGHFASGVTVVTTCRPDGGPCGLTASAVASLSLQPTLLLVCVEKSSDTHACIVTSGFFAVNVLAEGKGETLARRFSDTDAGPAEKFTGIAWRSERTGAPVLDDALAWLDCEVTESVEAGDHTVFMGEVKAADAGEGTPLLYYRGGYGRFVP, from the coding sequence ATGATCGACACCAGCGAGTTCCGCCGCGTGATCGGCCACTTCGCCTCGGGCGTCACGGTGGTCACCACGTGCCGGCCCGACGGCGGCCCGTGCGGCCTGACGGCCAGTGCGGTAGCGTCGCTCTCGCTGCAGCCCACCCTCCTCCTCGTCTGCGTGGAGAAGAGCTCCGACACGCACGCCTGCATCGTGACGAGCGGCTTCTTCGCGGTGAACGTGCTGGCCGAGGGAAAGGGCGAGACGCTGGCCCGCCGCTTCTCGGACACGGACGCGGGGCCGGCGGAGAAGTTCACGGGAATCGCCTGGCGTTCCGAGCGCACCGGCGCGCCCGTGCTCGACGACGCGCTGGCGTGGCTGGACTGCGAGGTGACGGAATCGGTCGAAGCGGGAGACCACACGGTGTTCATGGGCGAGGTGAAGGCGGCGGACGCCGGCGAGGGCACGCCGCTGCTGTACTACCGGGGAGGGTACGGCCGCTTTGTCCCGTGA
- a CDS encoding fused MFS/spermidine synthase: MSRELIRRLAAPARPLLVGVALAVVAFAGGSLMLYEARGALAAAGGLVATFAAALAAGLWAGAPVDDPERPPAGRWVLAAISLGIAGVIATAWRLWEGERMGGPARALGLLFVIGIPVYAAGYLLPGLLAWESASDEEEDGDVDPGITSTTFVTAVMAGVAIGAALCGLFLLPRFAPGTLLLGAAAVLAFPLAYPRTLRGTSTERTLLMEEQTPFGTLQVMEIVYPGKRQPERRLYQNGEIESGELVRTGAPTFAYIAAAERLFQAVERPGLSWLFLGGGAYTLPRRIAERDPQARITVVELDPEVTRAAYRWFGLRPEHGVHTIHGDARLVADGLPDAAYDRLFVDVYDGTEAVPYHLVTLEALHGLARLLRPGGVIVVNVIGVAQGEGDRRFWSTARTAREAFGSVRLYYHLSRDFPDRQNFLVAAAPGGGVALPDTAGTFEPWPEAEWPRLSGTVVFRDRFADPQEKRAPLHSGDRPERVLFPEREQRGVEPDFGE, translated from the coding sequence TTGTCCCGTGAGCTGATCCGCCGCCTGGCCGCACCCGCGCGCCCGCTGCTGGTGGGCGTGGCGCTGGCCGTGGTCGCCTTCGCCGGCGGCAGCCTGATGCTGTACGAGGCGCGCGGCGCGCTGGCCGCGGCCGGCGGGCTGGTGGCCACCTTCGCGGCGGCGCTGGCGGCGGGGCTGTGGGCCGGCGCGCCGGTGGACGATCCCGAGCGCCCGCCCGCCGGCCGCTGGGTGCTGGCGGCCATCTCGCTCGGCATCGCGGGCGTCATCGCCACGGCGTGGCGGCTGTGGGAGGGGGAGCGGATGGGCGGCCCGGCGCGCGCGCTGGGGCTGCTGTTCGTCATCGGCATCCCCGTCTACGCGGCCGGCTACCTCCTTCCCGGCCTGCTGGCGTGGGAGTCGGCGTCGGACGAGGAAGAGGATGGAGATGTCGATCCCGGCATCACCTCCACGACGTTCGTGACGGCGGTGATGGCGGGCGTGGCGATCGGCGCGGCGCTCTGCGGCCTCTTCCTCCTCCCCCGCTTCGCGCCGGGGACGCTGCTGCTGGGCGCGGCCGCGGTGCTCGCCTTCCCGCTGGCCTATCCGCGCACGCTGCGGGGGACGAGCACCGAGCGCACGCTGCTGATGGAGGAGCAGACGCCGTTCGGCACGCTGCAGGTGATGGAGATCGTCTACCCGGGGAAGCGGCAGCCCGAGCGGCGCCTCTACCAGAACGGCGAGATCGAGTCGGGCGAGCTGGTGCGCACCGGCGCGCCGACCTTCGCCTACATCGCGGCGGCGGAGCGGCTCTTCCAGGCGGTGGAGCGCCCCGGGCTGAGCTGGCTCTTCCTGGGCGGCGGCGCGTACACGCTCCCCCGGCGCATCGCCGAGCGCGACCCGCAGGCGCGGATCACGGTGGTCGAGCTGGACCCCGAGGTCACGCGCGCGGCCTACCGCTGGTTCGGGCTGCGCCCCGAGCACGGCGTGCACACCATCCACGGCGACGCGCGGCTGGTGGCCGACGGGCTTCCCGACGCCGCGTACGACCGCCTGTTCGTGGACGTGTACGACGGCACCGAGGCGGTCCCCTATCACCTGGTGACGCTGGAGGCGCTGCACGGGCTGGCGCGGCTGCTGCGCCCCGGCGGGGTGATCGTGGTGAACGTGATCGGCGTGGCGCAGGGCGAGGGCGACCGGCGCTTCTGGTCGACGGCGCGGACGGCGCGCGAGGCGTTCGGGAGCGTGCGCCTCTATTACCACCTGAGCCGCGACTTCCCCGACCGGCAGAACTTCCTCGTGGCCGCCGCGCCGGGCGGCGGGGTGGCGCTCCCCGACACGGCGGGGACGTTCGAGCCGTGGCCGGAGGCGGAGTGGCCGCGGCTGTCGGGAACGGTGGTGTTCCGCGACCGCTTCGCCGACCCGCAGGAAAAGCGCGCCCCGCTGCACTCCGGCGACCGCCCCGAGCGCGTCCTCTTCCCCGAGCGCGAGCAGCGCGGCGTGGAGCCGGATTTCGGGGAGTGA
- the queD gene encoding 6-carboxytetrahydropterin synthase QueD, which produces MEIFKEFGFEAAHRLPNVPEGHKCARLHGHSFRVEVHVRGGLDPRLGWVMDFADLKAAVKPVIAELDHYYLNEIPGLDNPTSEVLARWLWTRLIPTLPGLTRIVVRETCTSGCTYQGEDE; this is translated from the coding sequence ATGGAGATCTTCAAGGAGTTCGGGTTCGAGGCGGCGCACCGGCTGCCGAACGTGCCGGAGGGGCACAAGTGCGCGCGGCTGCACGGGCACTCGTTCCGCGTGGAGGTGCACGTGCGCGGCGGGCTGGACCCGCGGCTGGGGTGGGTGATGGACTTCGCCGACCTGAAGGCCGCGGTGAAGCCCGTGATCGCCGAGCTCGACCACTACTATCTCAACGAGATCCCCGGGCTGGATAACCCGACCAGCGAGGTGCTGGCCCGCTGGCTCTGGACGCGCCTGATCCCCACCCTTCCCGGCCTCACCCGCATCGTCGTCCGCGAGACCTGCACCTCCGGCTGCACCTACCAGGGCGAGGACGAATAG
- a CDS encoding PAS domain S-box protein, producing the protein MPERRRKSIPDPLPPAPPSRDELYRLLVEHVTDYAILMLSPDGRVATWTEGAGRMLGWSEAEVVGRPVSVLYPPEDAERGAPERDLRIAESQGRCEAVAWRVRRDGSRLWASVVLTAVSDEEGRMVGFGVLMRDLTERREVARRYEESRQRYRSLFENNPDAVCSFDLDGGLRTANPAAEALTGYAADDLVGEPFWTLVVPGARASAREFFTAAARGEPQYTETALTHCGGTRVDVSLRLLPIVVDEAILGVYCIAEDITQRKRAEAERETLLLRERIARAEAEAAAAAKGDFLAVVTHELKTPLNVITGFAELLRDGEAGPLTDAQARHLDRIRAGARQLLGMIDDVLAYARMDAGEPLRLDATDVQALVGDAAAGVRGDAEARGIEVAVEMNGACMAETDATRLRQIVCHLLGNAVKFTERGRVSARTHREPGAFAVVVEDTGIGIDPEHLERIWEPFWQAEHPLVRRAGGTGMGLAVARRMARLMGGDIEAQSAPGEGSTFTVRLPG; encoded by the coding sequence ATGCCCGAACGCCGCCGCAAATCCATCCCCGACCCGCTGCCGCCGGCGCCGCCCTCGCGCGACGAGCTGTACCGGCTGCTGGTGGAGCACGTCACCGACTACGCCATCCTCATGCTGAGCCCCGACGGCCGCGTGGCCACGTGGACCGAGGGCGCCGGACGGATGCTGGGGTGGAGCGAGGCGGAGGTCGTCGGCCGGCCCGTCTCCGTCCTCTATCCCCCCGAGGACGCGGAGCGCGGAGCGCCGGAGCGCGACCTGCGCATCGCTGAGTCGCAGGGGAGGTGCGAGGCGGTGGCGTGGCGCGTCCGCCGCGACGGCTCGCGCCTGTGGGCCAGCGTCGTGCTCACCGCCGTCAGCGACGAGGAGGGGCGGATGGTGGGGTTCGGCGTGCTGATGCGCGACCTGACCGAGCGCCGCGAGGTGGCGCGCCGCTACGAGGAGAGCCGCCAGCGCTACCGCTCGCTCTTCGAGAACAACCCCGACGCCGTCTGCTCGTTCGACCTGGACGGCGGCCTGCGCACCGCGAATCCCGCCGCCGAGGCGCTCACCGGCTACGCGGCCGACGACCTGGTCGGCGAGCCGTTCTGGACGCTGGTCGTCCCCGGCGCGCGGGCGTCGGCGCGCGAGTTCTTCACCGCCGCGGCGCGGGGCGAGCCGCAGTACACCGAGACGGCGCTGACGCACTGCGGCGGCACGCGCGTGGACGTCAGCCTCCGCCTCCTCCCCATTGTGGTGGACGAGGCGATCCTCGGCGTGTACTGCATCGCCGAGGACATCACCCAGCGCAAGCGCGCCGAGGCCGAGCGCGAGACGCTGCTCCTGCGCGAGCGCATCGCGCGCGCCGAGGCCGAGGCCGCCGCGGCCGCGAAGGGCGACTTCCTGGCCGTGGTCACGCACGAGCTGAAGACGCCGCTGAACGTGATCACCGGCTTCGCCGAGCTGCTGCGCGACGGCGAGGCGGGGCCGCTCACCGATGCACAGGCGCGCCACCTGGACCGCATCCGCGCGGGCGCCCGGCAGCTGCTGGGGATGATCGACGACGTGCTGGCCTATGCGCGAATGGACGCGGGCGAGCCGCTGCGCCTGGACGCCACCGACGTGCAGGCACTGGTGGGCGACGCGGCCGCCGGCGTGCGCGGCGACGCCGAGGCGCGGGGGATCGAGGTGGCGGTGGAGATGAACGGCGCGTGCATGGCCGAGACGGATGCCACGCGGCTGCGGCAGATCGTCTGTCATCTCCTCGGCAACGCGGTGAAGTTCACCGAGCGCGGCCGGGTGAGCGCGCGTACCCACCGCGAGCCGGGCGCCTTCGCCGTGGTCGTGGAGGACACGGGGATCGGGATCGATCCCGAGCACCTGGAGCGGATCTGGGAGCCGTTCTGGCAGGCCGAGCACCCGCTCGTGCGGCGCGCCGGCGGCACGGGGATGGGCCTCGCCGTGGCGCGGCGCATGGCCCGCCTCATGGGCGGCGACATCGAAGCGCAATCCGCCCCCGGCGAGGGGAGCACCTTCACCGTGCGCCTGCCGGGGTGA